The following coding sequences lie in one Sesamum indicum cultivar Zhongzhi No. 13 linkage group LG9, S_indicum_v1.0, whole genome shotgun sequence genomic window:
- the LOC105170553 gene encoding putative G3BP-like protein: MATATAVAAVAAQQPVSAQVVGNAFAQQYYHILHHSPGLVYRFYQDISKLGRPEEDGSMSITTSMQAINEKIVSLNYGDFRAEIKSVDAQESFNGGVHVLVTGYLTGKDNTVRNFTQAFFLAPQDRGYFVLNDMFRYVDNVTLNPALVSDAVVPTAAEPTPAPAPAPAPVPVPAPVSAPVQAQSQENHVSEESTPSAEEALAGEVYNPPENGNVPIAEEEVPVAEVVDEVQDDAQLVVESSAKIEEVPKKSYASIVMHLKETAASFSPPPAAPRKAPVKSMEHVNSTFVPAADAPVSSSDSVDNEHNQEGEADGYSIYIKGLPMNATEALLEEVFKKFGTIKNDGIQVRSNRQQGFCFGFVEFEEASSVQKALEASPVAIGGRQAFVEEKRSTNSRGNNRGRFQSGRGSGFRNEGVRGRGNYGGGRGYNRGDFGGRGDFGNRGGNRGGSSNRDGYQRSENVNSNGGRVNRAGGMANGSAKNMTPRVSATA; this comes from the exons ATGGCGACGGCGACGGCAGTGGCTGCTGTGGCGGCTCAGCAGCCAGTTTCTGCACAAGTT GTTGGGAATGCATTCGCGCAGCAATACTATCACATCCTGCATCATTCACCAGGGCTGGTTTATCGGTTTTATCAGGATATCAGTAAGCTTGGTCGTCCGGAGGAGGATGGCTCCATGAGCATCACCACCTCTATGCAA GCTATCAATGAGAAGATTGTTTCACTCAACTATGGGGACTTTAGAGCTGAGATTAAGTCAGTGGATGCACAAGAGTCATTTAATGGTGGAGTTCATGTTCTTGTAACTGGCTATCTGACAGGGAAAGACAACACAGTTCGCAATTTCACTCAAGCTTTCTTCCTTGCTCCACAAGACAGGGGCTACTTTGTTCTGAATGACATGTTTCGTTATGTGGATAATGTCACTCTCAACCCAGCTTTGGTCAGTGATGCTGTGGTGCCCACTGCTGCAGAGCCAA CCCCGGCCCCTGCTCCTGCTCCTGCTCCTGTTCCTGTTCCTGCTCCTGTTTCAGCTCCAGTTCAAGCTCAATCCCAGGAGAATCATGTTTCTGAAGAGAGCACGCCATCTGCAGAGGAAGCCCTTGCAGGAGAAGTGTACAACCCACCTGAGAATGGAAATGTGCCAATTGCTGAAGAAGAAGTCCCAGTAGCTGAGGTTGTGGATGAGGTACAGGATGATGCACAGCTGGTGGTTGAATCCAGCGCCAAAATTGAAGAAGTGCCAAAGAAGTCATATGCTTCTATT GTGATGCATCTCAAGGAAACTGCTGCAAGTTTCTCCCCCCCTCCAGCAGCTCCTCGGAAAGCGCCAGTGAAGAGCATGGAGCATGTGAACTCTACTTTCGTGCCAGCAGCTGATGCACCAGTTTCCAGTTCAGATTCCGTTGATAATGAACATAACCAAGAGGGTGAAG CTGATGGTTACTCGATATATATAAAGGGCCTTCCGATGAATGCTACTGAAGCCTTACTAGAGGAAGTGTTTAAGAAATTTGGGACTATTAAGAATGACGGAATTCAAGTTAGAAGCAACAGA CAACAAGGATTTTGTTTTGGATTTGTGGAATTTGAGGAGGCAAGTTCAGTGCAAAAAGCCCTTGAG GCTTCTCCAGTGGCAATTGGTGGGCGCCAAGCCTTTGTTGAAGAAAAGAGGTCTACTAATTCTCGAG GAAACAATAGGGGAAGGTTCCAATCGGGAAGGGGATCTGGATTCAGAAATGAGGGAGTTAGAGGGCGTGGAAACTACGGAGGTGGCAGGGGTTACAACAGGGGTGATTTTGGTGGCAGGGGTGACTTTGGCAACAGGGGTGGGAACCGGGGAGGTTCATCAAACCGTGATGGATATCAAAGGTCAGAAAACGTCAATAGCAATGGAGGCCGTGTGAATCGAGCTGGTGGAATGGCCAATGGCAGTGCAAAGAATATGACACCTCGAGTTTCTGCCACTGCTTGA